One window of Verrucomicrobiia bacterium genomic DNA carries:
- a CDS encoding Mrp/NBP35 family ATP-binding protein, with amino-acid sequence MIDQTAILNVLKSVKYPGYSRDIVSFGIVKEVQVDGTAAGVLIELTTPNAAVGEQIAEAARLALRDQIPGLTDAHVQVRVPQGPAPVLGAPGGGVPRAKVTGIHRLIAVASGKGGVGKSTCAVNLACALRHLGARVGLMDADIYGPSVPLMMGVQERPTVNDAEQLVPPTAHGVKLMSIGFLIPDDQPVIWRGPMIQKTIQQFIHQVDWGGLDYLLVDLPPGTGDAQLSLCQTVPLDGGVIVTTPQAASVGVVRKGIAMLEKVQVPILGIIENMSGFSAPDGSRIEIFGRGGGRTEAERKGVPFLGEIPLESRIREGGDRGIPVVVSDPNGAAGEAFLGIARNLRARLG; translated from the coding sequence ATGATTGACCAGACCGCCATTCTCAACGTCCTGAAGTCCGTCAAATATCCCGGATACAGCCGGGACATTGTGTCGTTTGGCATCGTGAAGGAAGTCCAGGTGGACGGCACGGCTGCGGGCGTGCTCATCGAACTCACGACCCCGAATGCCGCGGTCGGGGAACAGATCGCTGAAGCCGCCCGGCTGGCACTTCGGGACCAGATCCCCGGACTGACCGACGCCCATGTCCAGGTGCGGGTGCCACAGGGTCCTGCACCGGTGCTGGGCGCTCCCGGAGGTGGTGTTCCCCGCGCAAAAGTCACCGGCATCCATCGCCTCATCGCCGTGGCCTCGGGCAAGGGCGGGGTCGGCAAGTCCACCTGCGCGGTCAACCTCGCGTGTGCCTTGAGGCACCTGGGCGCCCGCGTGGGCCTCATGGATGCCGACATCTACGGCCCCAGTGTCCCCCTGATGATGGGGGTTCAGGAGCGTCCGACGGTCAATGACGCCGAACAACTGGTCCCCCCGACGGCGCACGGCGTGAAGCTGATGAGCATTGGCTTCCTGATCCCCGACGACCAGCCCGTGATCTGGCGGGGCCCGATGATCCAGAAGACCATCCAGCAATTCATCCACCAGGTGGACTGGGGCGGCCTGGACTACCTGCTGGTGGACCTCCCGCCCGGCACCGGCGACGCGCAATTGTCCCTTTGCCAGACGGTGCCGCTGGATGGCGGGGTGATCGTCACGACCCCGCAGGCCGCCTCGGTGGGCGTGGTGCGCAAGGGCATCGCGATGCTGGAAAAGGTGCAGGTACCCATACTGGGGATCATCGAGAACATGAGCGGATTCAGTGCTCCGGACGGCTCGCGGATCGAGATCTTCGGCCGCGGCGGCGGCCGCACCGAGGCGGAACGCAAGGGAGTGCCCTTCCTCGGCGAGATCCCGCTGGAGTCCCGAATTCGCGAGGGGGGAGATCGCGGAATCCCCGTCGTCGTTTCCGACCCGAACGGCGCCGCGGGCGAGGCCTTCCTCGGAATCGCCCGGAACCTTCGGGCGCGTCTCGGATGA
- a CDS encoding ferrous iron transport protein A codes for MTPTPPARPGGALPDPRRALSPLNSVRAGCVVIVKQLTAAPEINQRLREMGFGEEQRVKVITLQNNVLCQVCNARLGLSAKLAESILVAPAGPVRMAA; via the coding sequence GTGACCCCGACCCCTCCAGCGCGGCCCGGTGGCGCCCTGCCGGACCCCCGGCGGGCACTCAGCCCGTTGAACAGCGTCCGCGCCGGATGCGTGGTGATCGTCAAGCAACTCACCGCCGCCCCTGAGATCAATCAGCGGTTGCGGGAAATGGGCTTTGGTGAGGAGCAGCGGGTCAAGGTGATCACGCTGCAAAACAACGTGCTGTGTCAGGTGTGCAACGCCCGCCTCGGCCTGAGCGCCAAGCTGGCCGAGAGCATCCTCGTGGCCCCGGCCGGTCCGGTTCGCATGGCGGCCTGA
- a CDS encoding ferrous iron transport protein A, whose amino-acid sequence MEPLVSLTSLPPGTAAVIAEIRIPPAHRARLLEMGLLVGTPVELVRFAPLGDPVEIRVRGYNLSLRRHEAEQVMVR is encoded by the coding sequence ATGGAGCCCCTCGTTTCCCTCACCTCACTGCCCCCCGGGACCGCGGCGGTAATCGCCGAAATCCGCATCCCTCCAGCACACCGGGCCCGCCTACTGGAAATGGGTCTGCTCGTCGGCACCCCAGTGGAGCTGGTGCGCTTCGCCCCGTTGGGGGATCCCGTCGAAATCCGGGTTCGCGGCTACAACCTGTCCCTGCGCCGTCATGAGGCCGAGCAGGTGATGGTCCGTTGA
- the feoB gene encoding ferrous iron transport protein B has protein sequence MRPPPLIVVLTGNPNCGKTTLFNALTGLRARVGNYAGVTVERKEGPLLGAPAESPVTLLDLPGTYSLSPQSLDEQIARDVLFQRVPEVPEPGLVLVVADASNLQRNLYYATQVIELGYPTFLALNMVDVARENGHHIDVDGLSRALGVPVFPMVASEGTGIRELQEAILQFAAQPGRHRVIPRQFSELPEVFGREAQAIEEQLERLFPQRRRLAAAEALLVLADEPAPSTDRHRHPDSLQSAVAGARSRLEAAGVDWRSAAIEARYARVFAIASHVTTETPPDGENASDRLDRILTHRIWGLLIFVGLMALMFQSIFSFAQWPMDLLDAGVDWLAGSVSARLGPGALQDLLANGVIKGVGAVLVFLPQICLLFLFIAILEDTGYMARAAFLMDRLMSRVGLHGKSFIPMLSSFACAIPGIMATRTIESPKDRLATILVAPLMSCSARLPVYTVLIAACIPQIRVLGIFGLPGLTLLGMYLLGLVGALAMAWVFKKTLLRGEPPPLILELPPYKRPVARVILRHMWDRAGLFVRRAGTVILGINILLWFLATHPRPVTIESDFDARRVDLVRPLFPGVTSGPEAADRMDTLRNDPDHAWRVAAFDRLAKEQAGEALRQSYAGRLGHLVEPVIRPLGFDWKIGIGLVASFAAREVFVSTMSVVYNVGDVDPGDAVGTRGLAEVLQAERRPDGTPVYTTLTGLTLMVFYVFAMQCVSTVAIVRRETNGWRWPLFQLAYMTALAWGLAFLTYQTGRWLAG, from the coding sequence ATGCGCCCGCCACCCCTCATCGTCGTCCTGACCGGCAACCCCAACTGCGGGAAGACGACCCTGTTCAACGCGCTCACCGGACTCCGTGCCCGGGTGGGCAATTACGCCGGCGTCACCGTCGAGCGAAAGGAGGGACCGCTGCTCGGAGCCCCCGCCGAAAGCCCGGTGACCCTCCTCGACCTGCCGGGCACCTACTCGCTCTCCCCGCAATCCCTCGACGAGCAGATTGCCCGTGACGTGCTGTTTCAGCGGGTCCCCGAAGTCCCCGAACCCGGACTTGTCCTCGTCGTCGCCGATGCCTCCAACCTGCAGCGCAATCTGTACTATGCGACGCAGGTGATCGAACTGGGGTATCCCACCTTCCTGGCGCTCAACATGGTGGATGTCGCCCGCGAGAACGGACACCACATTGATGTGGACGGACTTTCCCGCGCCCTCGGCGTCCCCGTGTTCCCCATGGTGGCCAGCGAAGGCACGGGGATCCGCGAGCTCCAGGAGGCCATCCTTCAGTTTGCCGCGCAGCCCGGACGCCATCGCGTGATCCCGCGCCAGTTCAGCGAATTGCCGGAGGTCTTCGGGCGCGAGGCACAGGCCATTGAGGAGCAACTCGAGCGGTTGTTTCCCCAGCGGCGTCGCCTGGCCGCTGCGGAGGCTCTGCTCGTGCTCGCCGACGAGCCCGCTCCTTCCACGGACCGGCATCGCCATCCGGATTCGCTTCAGTCAGCGGTTGCCGGGGCACGGAGCCGCCTCGAGGCGGCGGGCGTGGATTGGCGGAGCGCCGCCATTGAGGCCCGCTACGCCCGTGTCTTCGCCATCGCCAGCCACGTCACCACCGAGACCCCCCCCGACGGCGAGAACGCCTCCGACCGGCTCGACCGCATCCTCACCCATCGGATCTGGGGGTTGCTGATCTTCGTCGGACTGATGGCCCTGATGTTTCAGAGCATCTTCTCCTTCGCCCAGTGGCCGATGGACCTCCTCGACGCGGGTGTGGACTGGTTGGCCGGCAGCGTCAGCGCACGCCTCGGGCCCGGCGCGCTGCAGGACCTGCTGGCCAACGGAGTCATCAAGGGGGTCGGCGCCGTGCTGGTTTTTCTGCCGCAGATCTGCCTGCTCTTCCTGTTCATCGCGATCCTCGAGGACACCGGGTACATGGCGCGGGCAGCTTTTCTGATGGATCGCCTGATGTCCCGGGTGGGGCTGCACGGGAAGAGCTTCATCCCCATGTTGTCCTCTTTTGCCTGCGCGATCCCCGGGATCATGGCGACCCGCACAATCGAGTCTCCGAAGGACCGGCTGGCCACGATCCTGGTCGCGCCGCTGATGAGCTGCTCGGCGCGGCTGCCCGTATACACGGTCTTGATCGCGGCCTGCATTCCCCAGATCCGGGTGCTGGGGATCTTCGGCCTCCCCGGGCTCACCCTGCTGGGCATGTACCTGCTTGGGCTGGTCGGAGCGCTGGCCATGGCCTGGGTGTTCAAGAAGACCCTGCTGCGCGGCGAACCGCCGCCGCTGATTCTGGAGCTGCCTCCGTACAAGCGTCCGGTGGCCAGGGTCATCCTGCGTCACATGTGGGATCGCGCCGGCCTGTTCGTCCGCCGGGCCGGAACGGTCATCCTCGGGATCAACATCCTGCTCTGGTTTCTCGCCACCCACCCGCGCCCGGTGACGATCGAGTCCGACTTCGATGCGCGGCGGGTGGACTTGGTGCGCCCGCTCTTTCCTGGCGTGACCAGCGGCCCGGAGGCCGCGGACCGCATGGACACCCTCCGCAACGACCCGGACCATGCGTGGCGCGTCGCCGCATTCGATCGCCTGGCAAAAGAGCAGGCCGGCGAGGCGCTCCGGCAGAGCTACGCCGGGCGACTGGGACATCTGGTCGAGCCGGTGATCCGTCCGCTCGGATTCGACTGGAAAATCGGCATCGGCCTTGTGGCCTCGTTCGCCGCCCGGGAGGTGTTCGTGAGCACGATGTCGGTGGTGTACAATGTCGGTGATGTGGACCCGGGGGATGCGGTGGGTACGAGGGGATTGGCGGAGGTCCTGCAGGCGGAGAGGCGTCCGGATGGGACTCCCGTGTACACCACGCTGACTGGCCTCACACTGATGGTGTTCTACGTGTTCGCCATGCAGTGCGTCAGCACGGTTGCGATCGTGCGACGTGAGACCAACGGTTGGCGCTGGCCGCTGTTCCAACTGGCCTACATGACCGCACTGGCCTGGGGGCTTGCCTTCCTGACCTACCAGACGGGTCGCTGGCTCGCCGGATAG
- a CDS encoding VTT domain-containing protein, translated as MRLLWLFLGLAAVLLIPFLLWGHRLDLTPEAAADGLRRHGAWAWAAAWLLLAADLVLPVPATAILAALGFLYGPVLGGSIGAAGSLTSGMIGYGLCRALGRGVALRLVGVRDLERGTRLFQRWGAWLVVLSRWLPLFPEVISCAAGLIRMRWTTFAAALVCGSVPMSFTYAWVGHAGNRHPGIATALSLLGPPLLWLLIGRLLVRRSPDPGPADRADSGRS; from the coding sequence ATGCGACTGCTCTGGCTGTTTCTCGGACTGGCCGCGGTGTTGCTGATTCCCTTCCTGCTCTGGGGGCACCGCCTCGACCTGACCCCGGAGGCCGCCGCGGACGGATTGCGACGACACGGAGCCTGGGCCTGGGCGGCCGCGTGGCTGCTGCTCGCCGCCGATCTGGTGCTCCCGGTGCCCGCCACCGCGATCCTCGCCGCACTCGGGTTCCTCTACGGACCCGTGCTCGGCGGGAGCATCGGGGCCGCGGGATCCCTCACCTCGGGGATGATCGGGTACGGACTTTGCCGCGCCCTTGGCCGGGGGGTTGCGTTGCGCCTCGTGGGTGTCCGGGACCTGGAGCGCGGGACCCGGCTCTTCCAACGATGGGGTGCCTGGCTGGTCGTGCTCTCCCGATGGCTCCCGCTGTTTCCTGAAGTGATTTCCTGCGCAGCCGGATTGATCCGGATGCGCTGGACTACGTTCGCGGCCGCCCTGGTCTGCGGGTCCGTGCCGATGAGTTTTACCTACGCCTGGGTTGGCCACGCGGGAAACCGTCACCCCGGCATTGCCACCGCACTCAGCCTGCTGGGCCCCCCGTTGCTCTGGCTGCTGATCGGCCGGTTGTTGGTGAGGCGCTCCCCGGATCCGGGGCCGGCCGACCGCGCGGATTCGGGGCGTTCCTGA
- a CDS encoding fused MFS/spermidine synthase — protein MNRHPRTVLAVVLGSFFISGVAGLLYQVVWTRYLALFLGHTSYAVIAVLAAFMGGLALGNAWLGAVADRVRRPLLMYAGLELGIGVFALLFPKYFSLMQGAFIGVVRAAGPEGVARLTLQFLFAGATILLPTVLMGATLPVLTRFVTRSLSELRGRVATLYAINSTGAVFGTLWADWWLIPGMGLEPTVQLGAVLSLAVGLVAWGVSRATGESDDPVPAATAEPVAETFTPAQLRLALAAIGISGFVAMVYEVAWTRLLALSLGSSTHAYSLMLATFISGIAAGGWWVARWRHPGGTLEAFGKAELALAASLFVSIWFYDLLPWWFVELSELLGRTAGAFALYELIQALVCFGVMFLPAACLGTTLPLASRAATAALAVSGRSVGRVFALNTLGTVLGAVVGGLVLLPMLGLARTFALGIAVNALLGMAILAPRWRHRALVWAVPAAVLVVTWWGAVRLQPRWERAFALGIWRAGITRPTLADYRAMVDAVDLRFYRDGAGSSVAVIADRLSSGVEQLSLRVNGKTDATSVGDMSTQVLMAHVPMLVGPGGREALVVGLGSGVTVGSFLRHPSITRVEVVEISPEVVEVAGRFFGPANHSALLDPRVHLVIEDAKTFLQTTPRTYDVIATEPSNPWMAGVAGVFSREYYLNLRSRLNPGGVVAQWFQVYESSDRIVDIVIHTFSSVFPNVGVWHIGPGDVLLIGTLGPMMPDLADLQRRFNEPGVRDELASVGIQSPMTLLGLELIPQGAGASVPEAFPETPIHSDFHPILEYAAQRAFFERGNAEKLFVVGEPQQPRSRMLLSQWRPLAELGPADFRQFATLFRASSIPEATILRSQVRRWLEVAPDDLYALEWLAGLDRNVPSAEAPSAMLAARPNFRVAREQRAVPLLRIEATALLNVHRARRTAYYVPDSASLEALLAELIAVDPEERRLHRAHLAEVLWDRGEDARFRELATLVFAPPSEETGLVNFQSDSRAPAAVVLRMMLDAERRGDLRGAVQVVRDAISRGIAGQAGRDRDPVLEYEVRRLLTLALARPAESGLQSGLPGLAP, from the coding sequence ATGAATCGTCACCCGCGGACGGTCCTCGCAGTGGTCCTCGGTTCCTTCTTCATCTCGGGGGTCGCCGGGCTGCTGTACCAGGTGGTCTGGACCCGCTACCTCGCTCTTTTCCTTGGGCATACCAGCTATGCGGTCATCGCAGTGCTGGCGGCCTTCATGGGCGGGCTGGCGCTGGGCAATGCGTGGTTGGGTGCGGTGGCGGATCGTGTCCGGCGTCCGCTCTTGATGTACGCCGGTCTTGAGCTGGGCATCGGGGTTTTTGCCCTCCTGTTCCCGAAGTATTTCAGCCTGATGCAGGGGGCGTTCATCGGGGTGGTCCGCGCCGCCGGCCCCGAAGGCGTGGCGCGGCTGACGCTGCAATTCCTGTTCGCGGGGGCGACCATTCTCCTTCCAACGGTGCTGATGGGCGCAACGCTGCCGGTGCTCACGCGGTTTGTGACGCGCTCGCTGTCGGAACTGCGGGGGCGGGTGGCCACCCTGTACGCCATCAACAGCACTGGGGCGGTGTTCGGCACCTTGTGGGCCGATTGGTGGCTGATTCCGGGGATGGGTCTGGAGCCGACGGTTCAACTGGGGGCGGTGCTGAGCCTCGCTGTGGGGTTGGTGGCGTGGGGAGTCAGCAGGGCGACGGGGGAATCGGACGATCCGGTGCCCGCGGCGACGGCCGAACCGGTCGCGGAGACCTTCACCCCGGCGCAACTGCGGCTGGCGCTGGCGGCCATCGGCATCTCGGGGTTTGTGGCCATGGTCTACGAGGTGGCCTGGACCCGCCTGCTGGCGCTTTCGCTGGGCTCCAGCACCCACGCCTATTCGCTCATGCTGGCGACCTTCATCAGCGGCATCGCGGCGGGTGGCTGGTGGGTCGCGCGATGGCGGCATCCGGGCGGCACCCTGGAGGCCTTTGGCAAGGCGGAGCTCGCGCTGGCGGCGTCGTTGTTTGTGTCCATCTGGTTCTACGACCTGTTGCCGTGGTGGTTCGTGGAATTGTCGGAGCTGCTCGGGCGCACCGCCGGGGCGTTCGCGCTGTACGAGTTGATCCAGGCGTTGGTGTGTTTCGGAGTCATGTTCCTGCCCGCCGCCTGCCTCGGCACCACGCTGCCGCTGGCGAGCCGGGCGGCGACCGCGGCACTGGCGGTGAGCGGACGCTCGGTGGGCCGGGTGTTCGCGTTGAACACCCTCGGGACCGTTCTGGGTGCGGTGGTCGGGGGCCTCGTGCTGCTGCCGATGCTCGGGCTGGCCAGGACGTTCGCCCTGGGAATTGCAGTGAACGCCCTGCTGGGCATGGCCATCCTCGCCCCGCGCTGGCGTCACCGGGCCCTGGTCTGGGCGGTGCCCGCCGCGGTGCTCGTGGTCACGTGGTGGGGCGCAGTCCGGTTGCAACCGAGATGGGAGCGGGCCTTCGCGCTCGGGATCTGGCGGGCCGGGATCACCCGACCCACCCTGGCGGACTACCGGGCCATGGTGGACGCCGTGGACCTTCGATTCTACCGCGACGGCGCCGGATCCAGCGTTGCCGTCATTGCCGACCGCCTGTCCTCGGGGGTCGAGCAGCTTTCCCTGCGGGTCAATGGCAAGACCGACGCCACCTCGGTGGGTGACATGTCCACCCAGGTGCTCATGGCCCATGTACCCATGCTGGTGGGACCCGGCGGCCGTGAAGCACTGGTCGTGGGACTTGGCAGCGGGGTGACCGTCGGCTCGTTCCTTCGTCATCCGTCCATCACCCGGGTGGAAGTCGTGGAAATCTCGCCGGAGGTGGTGGAGGTCGCCGGACGCTTCTTCGGCCCGGCCAATCACTCGGCGTTGTTGGATCCGCGGGTCCACCTGGTCATCGAGGATGCCAAAACGTTCCTTCAAACCACGCCTCGAACTTACGACGTCATTGCCACCGAGCCGTCAAATCCGTGGATGGCCGGTGTCGCCGGGGTGTTTTCCCGCGAGTATTATCTGAACCTCCGGTCGCGACTGAATCCCGGGGGCGTCGTGGCCCAATGGTTTCAGGTGTATGAATCCAGCGACCGGATCGTGGACATCGTCATCCACACGTTCAGCTCGGTGTTCCCCAACGTGGGCGTGTGGCACATCGGCCCGGGGGACGTGCTGCTCATCGGGACCCTGGGGCCGATGATGCCCGATCTCGCCGACCTGCAGCGGCGCTTCAACGAACCCGGGGTCCGCGACGAGCTCGCCTCGGTCGGCATCCAGTCCCCGATGACCCTGCTGGGACTTGAACTGATCCCGCAGGGTGCGGGCGCGTCCGTGCCGGAGGCGTTTCCAGAAACGCCCATTCACAGCGATTTCCATCCGATCCTGGAATATGCGGCACAACGCGCGTTTTTCGAGCGTGGCAATGCGGAGAAGCTCTTTGTCGTCGGCGAACCCCAGCAACCCCGCTCCCGCATGCTGCTCTCACAGTGGCGCCCGCTCGCCGAGCTGGGACCTGCGGACTTCCGCCAGTTCGCGACGTTGTTCCGGGCGTCCTCGATCCCGGAGGCCACCATCCTCCGGTCGCAGGTGCGCCGATGGCTGGAGGTCGCCCCGGACGACCTGTATGCCCTCGAGTGGCTGGCCGGTCTGGACCGCAATGTGCCCAGCGCGGAAGCCCCGTCGGCGATGCTGGCGGCGCGTCCGAATTTTCGAGTCGCGCGGGAACAACGGGCCGTGCCGCTGCTCCGGATTGAAGCGACCGCACTGTTGAACGTGCATCGGGCGCGTCGGACGGCGTATTACGTCCCGGATTCGGCATCCCTCGAAGCGTTGTTGGCGGAACTGATCGCGGTGGATCCGGAGGAGCGGCGACTGCACCGCGCGCATCTGGCGGAAGTGTTGTGGGACCGTGGGGAGGATGCGCGGTTCCGGGAGCTCGCAACGCTGGTCTTCGCGCCGCCCTCCGAGGAAACCGGGCTGGTGAATTTCCAGTCGGATTCCCGGGCGCCGGCGGCGGTCGTGTTGCGGATGATGCTCGACGCCGAGCGACGCGGCGACCTCAGGGGTGCGGTGCAGGTGGTGCGCGATGCCATCAGCCGCGGCATCGCCGGGCAGGCCGGGCGGGACCGGGATCCGGTGCTGGAGTACGAGGTGCGGCGGCTGCTGACCCTCGCGCTGGCCCGGCCTGCGGAATCCGGTCTGCAGTCGGGCCTGCCGGGCCTCGCTCCGTAG
- a CDS encoding IS4 family transposase — translation MSTPDFPSWAGGFQRAYKKFHTPAQHSVHQLERLFEPWIPAWRLSQQDEKDFSRQRQWTLRLTFWCFLWQVAQAGSSCRDAVRQAIALCTSQGLPAPTDDRTAYCMARAKLPVERLEEIHNQVVQDAERRVTQGDLWCGRRVRALDGTCVTMADTPENQAVFPQSNTQKPGCGFPVARILASFCLATGMMVHWVTGHWYQHELSLLASLLECFSAGEVLLGDRGFGNFPVLAQCLARGLDGVFRANTAMRRLDFRRGKRLGTDDRLVVWHRGSQPRYMSEEFWAQLPDEITVRVVRVAMRVPGFRTRSVLLVTTLLDPVRYPPQALAELYLRRWEMELSFRHLKTTLQMEHLSCKSPAMIDRELRLHFLSHNLVRRVALEAARRHLVPLQRISFKGTLGAVHTFAEACLRAPSAKRRQRIQQQLYKVVAADLVPERPGRREPRAVKRRPKPYPLLTAPRRVYREIPHKNRYRRSVKSPSFVGS, via the coding sequence ATGTCAACTCCTGATTTCCCCTCGTGGGCTGGCGGATTTCAACGTGCCTACAAGAAGTTCCACACTCCCGCCCAGCATTCCGTCCACCAACTCGAACGCTTGTTTGAACCCTGGATTCCCGCCTGGCGCCTCTCCCAGCAGGACGAGAAGGACTTTTCGCGTCAGCGGCAGTGGACGTTGCGACTGACGTTCTGGTGCTTCCTCTGGCAGGTCGCCCAGGCCGGTTCCTCCTGTCGTGATGCGGTGCGCCAAGCCATCGCGTTGTGCACCTCTCAAGGCCTTCCCGCGCCGACCGATGACCGGACCGCCTATTGCATGGCGCGAGCCAAGTTGCCTGTGGAACGTCTGGAGGAGATCCACAATCAGGTCGTGCAGGACGCGGAGCGCCGGGTGACCCAGGGCGATCTGTGGTGCGGCCGACGCGTCCGCGCGCTGGACGGCACCTGCGTCACCATGGCCGATACCCCGGAAAATCAGGCCGTGTTTCCTCAGTCCAATACCCAGAAGCCCGGATGCGGCTTCCCGGTGGCACGGATCCTGGCCAGTTTCTGCTTGGCCACCGGCATGATGGTTCATTGGGTCACCGGGCACTGGTACCAGCATGAGTTGAGCCTGCTGGCCTCACTCCTGGAGTGCTTCTCCGCCGGCGAGGTGCTCCTGGGGGATCGGGGGTTTGGAAACTTTCCGGTCTTGGCGCAATGTTTGGCCCGCGGATTGGATGGGGTCTTTCGAGCCAACACCGCCATGCGCCGGCTGGATTTTCGCCGGGGCAAACGTCTGGGAACCGACGACCGCCTGGTCGTCTGGCATCGCGGCAGCCAACCCCGATACATGAGTGAGGAGTTCTGGGCCCAGTTGCCCGACGAAATCACGGTTCGGGTGGTGCGAGTCGCGATGCGAGTGCCCGGCTTCCGAACCCGTTCCGTGCTCCTGGTCACCACGCTGCTGGATCCGGTGAGGTATCCGCCCCAGGCCCTGGCCGAACTCTACCTGCGTCGCTGGGAAATGGAGCTGAGCTTCCGGCACCTCAAGACGACACTGCAGATGGAGCACTTGAGCTGCAAATCGCCGGCCATGATTGATCGGGAATTGCGCCTGCATTTCCTGTCACACAATCTGGTGCGCCGGGTGGCCCTGGAGGCCGCCCGCCGTCACCTCGTCCCCCTGCAGCGGATCAGCTTTAAGGGCACTCTTGGCGCGGTGCACACCTTTGCCGAAGCCTGCCTCCGCGCCCCCAGCGCCAAACGACGGCAACGGATTCAGCAGCAACTGTACAAAGTCGTGGCGGCAGATTTGGTGCCCGAGCGTCCCGGACGACGAGAACCCAGAGCGGTCAAGCGTCGTCCAAAGCCCTATCCGCTCTTGACGGCTCCACGCCGGGTTTATAGGGAAATCCCGCACAAAAACCGCTACCGACGCTCAGTCAAAAGCCCCAGTTTTGTTGGCTCTTAA
- a CDS encoding SDR family oxidoreductase, with translation MTDSRRVLIVGCGYVGLALARRLLASGHQVFGLRRSTGDLPELAAAGVAPLAGDVTRPETLASLPGPFDWVINAVSSSRGGPAAYASVYRDGMRHLLEWLARTPPAAFAYTSSTSVYGQTTGEWVDETAPAEPSTDTGRVLVEVEQLVRDATLTGLVPGCIVRVAGIYGPGRGHLFQQFLRGEARQQGDGSRWINMIHRDDVAGALHAVLEHGRPGDTYNAVDDQPVRQREFLGWLASELGRPMAPTADPAEAGPRKRGITDKRVSNRKLRATTGWAPHFPTFREGYADAIAAARARGNRSVG, from the coding sequence ATGACGGATTCCCGCCGGGTCTTGATTGTCGGCTGTGGCTATGTCGGGCTCGCGCTCGCCCGCCGCTTGTTGGCATCCGGCCATCAGGTTTTCGGCCTGAGACGTTCGACAGGCGATCTGCCGGAACTTGCTGCAGCGGGGGTTGCACCGCTCGCCGGCGACGTGACACGCCCGGAAACGCTCGCGTCGCTGCCCGGCCCGTTTGACTGGGTGATCAATGCCGTATCGTCCTCCCGCGGAGGCCCCGCCGCGTATGCCAGCGTGTATCGCGATGGAATGCGTCATCTGCTCGAATGGCTGGCACGGACCCCCCCGGCCGCGTTCGCGTACACCAGCAGCACCAGCGTGTATGGACAGACCACCGGTGAGTGGGTGGACGAGACCGCGCCCGCCGAGCCGTCCACCGACACCGGGCGGGTCCTGGTCGAGGTGGAACAGTTGGTGCGCGACGCGACCCTGACCGGGCTGGTTCCCGGATGCATCGTGCGGGTGGCCGGCATCTACGGCCCCGGTCGGGGCCACCTCTTCCAGCAATTCCTCCGCGGAGAGGCCCGGCAGCAGGGGGACGGCTCCCGGTGGATCAACATGATCCATCGCGATGACGTCGCCGGGGCGCTTCACGCGGTGCTGGAGCACGGGCGACCGGGCGATACCTACAACGCCGTGGACGATCAGCCCGTCCGTCAGCGGGAATTCCTGGGATGGCTGGCTTCCGAACTTGGCCGCCCGATGGCCCCAACCGCCGATCCGGCGGAGGCGGGTCCAAGGAAACGCGGCATCACCGACAAGCGGGTGAGCAACCGGAAGCTGCGCGCCACCACCGGCTGGGCCCCGCACTTCCCCACCTTTCGCGAGGGTTATGCCGACGCCATCGCCGCGGCGCGTGCGCGTGGGAACCGGTCGGTAGGGTAG
- a CDS encoding DUF721 domain-containing protein has protein sequence MLAAWRGVDLTEAERARDSAGRSLADLLPRVLQGIRIDRRQAESQIAILWNQIVDPQIAAHAQPVALVRGTLVVAVDNSVWLEELVRYRREEILERVQDAFGKTIVRKIAYRIG, from the coding sequence GTGCTCGCCGCATGGCGGGGGGTGGACCTCACCGAGGCGGAACGCGCGAGGGACTCCGCGGGACGTTCCCTTGCGGATCTGCTGCCGAGAGTCCTTCAGGGGATCCGGATTGACCGCCGCCAGGCCGAGTCCCAGATCGCCATCCTCTGGAACCAGATCGTTGATCCCCAAATCGCCGCCCACGCCCAACCGGTTGCCCTCGTCCGGGGGACTCTTGTGGTGGCCGTGGACAACAGTGTCTGGCTTGAGGAACTCGTCCGATACCGCCGTGAGGAGATCCTCGAAAGGGTTCAAGACGCCTTCGGCAAGACGATCGTCCGAAAGATCGCCTATCGCATCGGGTGA